ATTCTGTGCTAGCGGTCACTTTTTATTTCTTAAACAACGGTATGCTGTCTTCCACCATCCACTCCTAGAGGGCGCCTTATGATACGCATCGCACTGCGTTACGAAGCACGCATCTCCGGCGACAGCCGAGCTTGGTTTAATATTGATTACCGCCTCGCCAACGATTTCCCGCGTTAGTTTCTCATCGCTTATTCAGCTTCGGCTGAAACATCTCATTCTTATTTTTATTGCCGTCATGGTTAATCGGTTGGCTATTTTTATTGCCAAAACATGACTGTATTTTAAATATTAATATCTAAAAACACCTAAAGTCATTGGTGCTGCAAGTAGCCTGTCAATATGCATGGCTATATTTATGCGGTTTCCAGTACTCAAGGTATTTGGAGTAATAAGCTATGAAACGTATCCCTGAACCCTTCCGTATTAAAATGGTAGAAAATATTCGGATGACCAATCGGGAAGATCGCGAGAAAGCATTAATTGAAGCCGGCTATAACCCTTTCTTATTACCGAGTGAAGATGTCTATATTGATTTACTGACGGACTCAGGCACTGGCGCAATGAGTGATCGCCAATGGGCTGGGTTAATGATGGGCGATGAAGCCTATGCGGGTTCACGCAATTATTATAATTTGTGTGATCAAGTGAAGAAGCTGA
The window above is part of the Yersinia massiliensis genome. Proteins encoded here:
- the tnaC gene encoding tryptophanase leader peptide; this translates as MIRIALRYEARISGDSRAWFNIDYRLANDFPR